One Streptomonospora salina genomic window, GGAAGAGAAGACAACAGTGATTCCCTCAGTAGTGGTGAGCGAACGGGGATGATGGCTAAACCGTGCGCGTGGGATAGGCGGCAGTCGTTGCGTGTGCGGGGTTGTGGGGTATGTCTGTTCCGGGTCTGCCGATCCGGTCCGTGGTGGTGTGTGTCAGCCGAAGCCGTTGGGAAGCGGCGCCGGAGCGGGTGAGAGTCCTGTAGGCGAAGGCGCATGGCATCGTGGTGGGCGTGGCCCCGAGTAGCGCGGAGCTCGAGGAATTCCGTGTGAATCCGGCAGGACCACCTGTCAAGCCTGAATACGTCCTGGTGACCGATAGTGGACGAGTACCGTGAGGGAAAGGTGAAAAGTGCCCCGGTGAGGGGTTGTGAAATAGTACCTGAAACCGTGTGCTGTCAAGCCGTCAGAGCTTCGCTTGAGTGCGGGGTGATGGCGTGCCTTTTGAAGAATGAGCCTGCGAGTCATGGTGTGTGGCGAGGTTAACCCGTGTGGGGTAGCCGTAGCGAAAGCGAGTCTGAACAGGGCGGTGGAGTCGCATGCTGTGGACCCGAAGCGGAGTGATCTACCCATGGCCAGGGTGAAGCGGAGGTAAGACTTCGTGGAGGCCCGAACCCACCAGGGTTGAAAACCTGGGGGATGAGCTGTGGGTAGGGGTGAAAGGCCAATCAAACTCCGTGATAGCTGGTTCTCCCCGAAATGCATTTAGGTGCAGCGTCGTGTGGTGCTCCCCGGAGGTAGAGCTACTGTTTGGCCGATGGGCCCGACCAGGTTACTGAGGTCAGATAAACTCCGAATGCCGGTGGAGTGAGCGCGGCAGTGAGACTGCGGGGGATAAGCTCCGTGGTCGAGAGGGAAACAGCCCAGACCTCCGGCTAAGGCCCCTAAGGGTGCGCTAAGTGGGAAAGGTTGTGGAGTTGCTGAGACAACCAGGAGGTTGGCTTAGAAGCAGCCATCCTTGAAAGAGTGCGTAATAGCTCACTGGTCAAGTGATTCTGCGCCGATAATGTAGCGGGGCTGAAGTGCGCCGCCGAAGCCGTGGGGCCGGCACGTTGGTGTCGGTTGGTAGGGGAGCGTCGTGCGTTCGGTGAAGCCGCCGGGTGACCGTGTGGTGGAGGGCGTGCGAGTGAGAATGCAGGCATGAGTAGCGATACCGGAGTGGGAAACTCCGGCGCCGATTGACTAAGGGTTCCTGGGGCAGGTTGATCCGCCCAGGGTGAGTCTGGACCTAAGGCGAGGCCGACAGGCGTAGTCGATGGATGACGGGTTGATATTCCCGTACCCGTGCGCGTGCGCCCGTGTCGATAGCCCTGATGCTGACCATGCATGCCCGTCTTCGTGCCTTCGGGTGCGGGGGTGGTGGTGTGCCTGGGACCCGAGGGGTGTGTAGGCAAGTGATGGGGTGACGCAGTGGGGTAGCTCTACCCGGCGGTGGTTGTCCGGGGGTAAGCGTGTAGCCCGGGGTGGTGGTAAATCCCTGCCCTGTTACAGGGGTGAGGCGTGATGCCGAGCCGTTTCGGCGAAGTGAGTGATCCCGTGCTGTCGAGAAAAGCCTCTAGCGAGTGCGTGTGCGGCCAGTACCCGAAACCGACGCAGGTGGTCAGGTAGAGTATACCGAGGCGTTCGGGTGATCCGTGGTTAAGGAACTCGGCAAATTGTCCCCGTAACTTTGGGAGAAGGGGAGCCCTGTCCGGTGATCAGGTTTTCCCTGTGAGCGGGGCGGGGTCGCAGATACCAGGGGAAAGCGACTGTTTATTAAAAACACAGGTCCGTGCGAAGTCGTAAGACGCTGTATACGGACTGACGCCTGCCCGGTGCTGGAACGTTAAGAGGACCGGTTAGCGCTTGTGCGTGAGGCTGGGAATCTAAGCGCCAGTAAACGGCGGTGGTAACTATAACCATCCTAAGGTAGCGAAATTCCTTGTCGGGTAAGTTCCGACCTGCACGAATGGCGTAACGACTTTCCCGCTGTCTCAACCGCGGGCCCGGTGAAATTGCAGTACGAGTAAAGATGCTCGTTTCGCGCAGCAGGACGGAAAGACCCCGGGACCTTCACTATAGCTTGACATTGGTGTTTGGGATGGTTTGTGTAGGATAGGTGGGAGCCGGTGAAGCCGCCACGCCAGTGGTGGTGGAGGCGTTGGTGAAATACCACTCTGGCTGTTTCGGGCATCTAACCTCGGGCCGTGATCCGGTCTGGGGACAGTGTCTGGTGGGTAGTTTAACTGGGGCGGTTGCCTCCTAAAGGGTAACGGAGGCGCCCAAAGGTTCCCTCGGCCTGGTTGGCAATCAGGTGGTGAGTGTAAGTGCACAAGGGAGCTTGACTGTGAGACGGACGTGTCGAGCAGGTGCGAAAGCAGGGACTAGTGATCCGGCGCCGGCGTGTGGAAGCGGCGTCGCTCAACGGCTAAAAGGTACCCCGGGGATAACAGGCTGATCTTCCCCAAGAGTCCGTATCGACGGGATGGTTTGGCACCTCGATGTCGGCTCGTCGCATCCTGGGGCTGGAGTTGGTCCCAAGGGTTGGGCTGTTCGCCCATTAAAGCGGCACGCGAGCTGGGTTTAGAACGTCGTGAGACAGTTCGGTCCCTATCCGCTGCGCGCGTTGGAGACTTGTGAAGGGCTGTCCCTAGTACGAGAGGACCGGGACGGACGAACCGCTGGTGTGCCAGTTGTTCCGCCAGGGGCATGGCTGGTTGGCTACGTTCGGGAGAGATAACCGCTGAAAGCATCTAAGTGGGAAGCTTGCTTCGAGATGAGGTCTCCTGCCCTGTGGTGGGGGTAAGGCCGCCAGGTGATGACTGGGTTGATAGGCCGGGTGTGGAAGCCTTGTGAGGGGTGGAGCTGACCGGTACTAATAGGCCGAGGGCTTGTCCGCCGTGGATGCTGGGTGCTCGCGCATGCTATGTTTTCTCCTGTCGGCCTGGTGTGTGGGGTCGGTGGGGGTTCCGCAGGTTTCGCCTGTGCGCCTGCCGTTGTTGGCGGGTGTGTGGGTGGTGGGTTTTGCGGTGGTGATAGTGGGAGGGTCACACCCGGTCTCATTCCGAACCCGGTCGTTAAGTCTCTTTGCGCCGATGGTACTGCCTCCATGGTGGGGGTGGGAGAGTAGGTTGCCGCCGCATTTCTTTGTAGAAGGGGGCGGGTCGTCGTCGGACGGCTCGTCTCCTTCTTTTTTTGTGTCCGGGGGTGTTGCGGGGAGTGGTGGGGGTGTCGCTGTTCGTGGTGGCGGGTGGTGTGCCGCGTTGTCGGACGGTTCCCGCCGCCACCGGCCCTCCTGTGGCGGATCGGGGGAGTCGGGCGCATATTCGTCGGTGGAACCGGCGGCCGGATGCACTTTCAATGCCGAGGTGCTGTATCGTAATCGGCATCTGACCGAAAGTGAGTACCGGAGGTCGGTCCCGGCGCTCTCTCCCGGGAGCTCCTGCAGGCGTTCCCGGCGGTCGTGTCCGGTCCGATCACGAATACCTATCCGCGACCAGGGCTCCGGTGCAGTGCCGGGGCGGTCAAGAAGGGAACCGGGTGCTTGTTCAGGCGCCGATGCGCGGTGTTATCTGGGAACTGAGGGGCGGCGGGCGCCGCTCCTTCGGGCCGCGGAGTCGCACGGAATCCTCCGCGACGCCGGTCGGCGGCGGGCCGTCGGCCTCGGCCGCCTCCCGCGTCGACGTGCAGGACAGATGAGCTCTGTGGCCTGCCGCCCGGGCGCGGCGGACCGGAACCGCTTCCGTCCCGGCGGACGTCCTCGCTTCCGAGGTGCTCAGCCGCCGGCGGGCGGCGGTAGGAACCGTCTGCGGTCCTCTCCCGGCGGTGAGCGATCGGGCCATTCCGGCCGCCGCATGCGGGTAGAGTGAAAGACCTGGGATGAACCACGCGCTGCTACTCCTGAGTGGCAGCGCTTTTGACTGTTTACGGACGGAAGCATGACTGACGAAAGCCGCGGGAGCCGGAACGGTTCGGGAGCACACGACTCTGGGGGCGGCCACCGTTCCGGCGGCCCGAGCGGCGGCCGGGGCGGAGGCGGAGGTGGCCCCCGCTCCGGGGCCGGACGCGGCGGCGGTCGTTCGGGAGGCTTCCGCGGCTCCGGGCAGGGCGGAGGCGGGCGCGGCTCTTCCGACCGGAGCGGCGGCCAGTCCGGCCAAGGCGGCGGCCGGGGCCACGGTGACGATCGCGGGGGCCGGCCGGGGGACCGCCGGACCGGCGGACGTCCCGACCGCGACCGCCGCGACGACCGGAGCCGGGCCCAGCGGGGGCCGAGCGGCGGTCACGGCCGCGACGGTTCGGGCTCGAAGGAGGGCGACACCCGAGAGGCCGCCCCCCGCCTTCCGGACGACGTCGCCTTCAGCGAACTCCCCTCCGAAGTCCGCAACGAGCTGACCGGCCTGCCCAAGTCCCTCGCCGACGTCGTCGGCAGGCACATGGCGATGGCCGCCCGCCTGCTTGAGGACGAACCCGAGCGGGCCTATGAACACGCCTCCTTCGCCCGCCGCAAGGCCTCTCGGCTGGGGATCGTGCGGGAGGCCGCCGGGATCGCCGCCTACTCGGTCGGCAAGTGGCAGGAAGCCCTGTCGGATCTGCGGGCAGCGCGCCGGATGACCGGGCAGGACCATTACCTCGCGATGATCGCCGACTGCGAGCGCGGCCTGGGGCGCCCGGAGCGGGCGCTGGAGATCGCGCGCGACCCGGCGGCCGAGAAGCTGGAGGCCGAGGACCGCATCGAGCTGCGCATCGTGGCGGCCGGGGCACGGCGCGACCTGGAGCAGCCGGAAGCGGCCGTCGTGGAGCTGCAGATCCCCGAACTCAAGGAGCGGCGCGCCCGCCCGTGGGTCGCGCGCCTCTTCTACGCCTACGCCGACGCTCTGGTCGCCGCCGGCCGCAAGAAGGAGGCGCGCGAATACTTCGCACGCGCCTCCTCGGTCGACCGCGAAGGTCTGACCGACGCCGACGAGCGCATGGCGGAGCTGGAGGGCGTCGAGATCGTCGACATCGGCGACGACGTCGTCTGGACCGATGCCGAGGACCCCGAGGCCGACGACGGGGACCCCGAGGACGGCGACACCGAGCGCTGACACCGCGCGCCGGCGCCCGCTCGCGGCGAGGCGCCGGGCGGGAAAAGCGGCTGCGTCTGCACGGACCGATGGATCTGACCGACGACATCACACGACTGGTCTGCGGCGTCCTCGGCCCCGACACCCTCGGCGTCTACCTGCACGGATCCGCGGTGTCGGGCGGGCTGAAACCGGCAAGCGACCTCGACGTCCTCGTCGTCTCCCGGAGAAGCATGGACGACGGCCGGCGGCGCCTGCTCCTCGACGGGCTGCTCGCGCGATCGGGCTTGTCCGGCGGAGCACGCCCGGTCGAGCTCACCGTCGTCGTGCAGTTCCGGATCCGCCCGTGGCGGTTCCCGCCCACCGGCGACTTCCTGTACGGCGAGTGGATGCGCGACGAACTCACCGCGGGCGGTCCGCCCCGGCCCGCCACTATGCCGGATCTGGCGCTGGTCATCACGATGGCGCTGGCCGGGGACCGCCCGCTCGCCGGCCCGCCGCCCGCCCGGATACTCGCCCCCGTGCCGCACGAGGACGTGGTGCGCGCGAGCGTCGCGAGCCTTCCCGAACTGCTCGCCGAGGCCGGCACCGATACCCGCAACGTGGTGCTGACCCTCGCCCGCATCTGGACCACTCTCGCCACCGGCGAGATCATGACCAAGGACGCCGCCGCCGAATGGGCTCTCGCCCGCCTGCCGGAGCAGCACCGGCCCGTGCTGTCCCATGCCCGGGACCTGTATCTGCACCGGCGGTATGCCGAGGAGGTCTGGAGTGAGGAGCTGAAGGCCGACGCGCAGCCGCACCTCGAGGCGGTGCTCGCCGAGATCGACAGGCTGGCCCACCGCTGAGTGCACCGGCGCCCCGAGGCGCCGGCGGGGAGGTTCAGCCCGTCCGGTCGTCCAGGGCCGTGTCGACGTCGTGCACCATCCGGATGCGGTGGTTGTGCGTGTCGGCGATGTACAGGTCGCCGCCCGGACTGACGGCGAGCCCGCCGGGGGAGTCGAGGTCGGCCTCGTCGGCGGGGCCGCCGTCGCCGGTGAAGCCGCGGGACCCGGTGCCGGCCACGACGGTCGGCTCCCGGCTGCCCGGAGCGTAGGCCATGACCAGGTTTCGGGCGGTGTCAGTCGCGAACAGCCTGCCGGTGCGGGGATTCACGGCGATCGCCTGCGGATCCTCCGGGAGGCGCGGGTTCCAATCGGCGGTGACGGTGTTCTTGTAGGAATCCACCTTGCGCAGCCCGGCGGAGCCGTCGACGAAGAAGACCGAGCCTTCGCCGTCCACATCCAGTCGGCCGAGGTCGCCGATTCCCGTATCGGCGGGGGTGGTGGCCCCGGAACGGCCCGGTGCGCCGTTTCCGGCGACCACCCGCACGTACTCGGAGTCGGGGCGTCCGGAGGAGCGGGCCTCGTGCGGACCGACCGCCACCACGCGATCGTTGCCGCTGTCGCCGATGTAGAGGGTCCCGTCGGGGCCCACCGCTACGTCTTTGGGCCACCACAGCCCGTCCAGCTCTCCCGTCTCGTGCTCGGACAGCTGCACAGCCGATCCGTCCGCGCGGCCCGCCGTGAGCTCGATCGTGCACTCGTGCGGATCGATGGCGACCACCTGGTTCTGCAGTGTCGAGGCGGCGTAGAGCGTGTCGCCGTAGGAGCTGACGGCCAGGCCGGCGATGTCGGGAAGCGCGGCGGCCGTGGCGCATTCCGCGCGCGCCCAGTCCGTCGCGCCGCCGCCGGCGACCGTGTTGACGGTGCCGCTATCGGGGTTGACGCTGCGGATCCGGTTGTTGTCGGTGTCGGCGATGTAGAGGGTGCCGTCTGCGGCGAAGGCCAAGGCGCCGGGCGCGTTCAGCCGCGCTTGGTTGGCGTCGCCCGCGTCGCCTCCGTATCCGCCCTCCAGCCACCCGGGCTCGCCCGTTCCGACGACGGTTTCGATGGTGCCCGGCATTTCCGCCTGAGGCGGCGTGCCGCAGGACGGCACGAGCGTGAGTGCAGCGAGCGCCAGTGCACCGGCCCGGAGCAGCGCGAACGTGTGCGCCGCGCCGGTCCCGCAGCCGAAGCGGGCGGCCAGCGGGCCGAGAGGCATCCGACGTCCTTCGAGGGGAGGGCTCGACGAGGGGGACGACGATCACGGTACCCGCATGCGGTCCGGTCATGCCTGCGTTCGTCCCCGCCCGCCCCGCGGACGCGGCTCGGGAGCCCCCGCCGCCGGCGGCTCCGCAACCGTCTCAGCTCCTGCGCGCCGCGGCCTCGCCGGGCACCCCGTGCCGGTGGTAGTGGGTGCTGCGCCACCCCAGGACGCCGGCCGACAGTACCGTCGCCGCCAGCGACGCGATCAGCACCCCGCCCTTGGCGTTGTCCAGTATCGCCCCACCGTCCGGATAGGCCAGTTCGGTGATCAGCAGGGACACCGTGAATCCGATTCCCGCCAGGACCGACATACCGGCGATGTCCCACCAGCTCAGCGTCGGATTGAGTTCGGCGCGGGTCACCTTGGTGGTGATCCAGGCGCCGCCGAGGATGCCGATGAGCTTGCCGGCGACCAGGCCGAAGAAGACGCCCAGCGCGACGGTGTCGGTGACCATCTCCGCGAAGCCGCCGAAGGCCACCCCCGCCGACATGAGCGCGAAGATCGGCAGGGCCACCCCCATCGCCCAGGGACGCAGCATGTGCTCGGCCCGGTGCAGCGGCGACTCGTGCTCGCCCTGGGCCTCCGTGCTGCGCATCAGCATGCCCATCGCCACGCCGGCGATGGTCGCGTGCACGCCGCTCTCGTGCATCAGCGCCCAGATCACGAAGGCCAGCGGAACGTAGACCACCCAGTTGGGGACGGGGGAGCGGTCGAGGGCGGCGGCCGGGCCCCGGCCCTGCTGCAGGAAACCGAAGATCGCCAGCAGCGCCAGCGCGGCGATCAGCGCGCCGAACTTCAGGTCGTCGGTGTAGAAGACGGCGATCACGAGGATCGCCCCGAGGTCGTCGACGATGGCCAGCGTAAGCAGGAACGTGCGCAGTGCCGGCGGCAGGTGGCGGCCGACGATCGCCAGGATGGCCAGCGCGAACGCGATATCGGTGGCCATCGGGATGCC contains:
- a CDS encoding aminoglycoside adenylyltransferase family protein → MDLTDDITRLVCGVLGPDTLGVYLHGSAVSGGLKPASDLDVLVVSRRSMDDGRRRLLLDGLLARSGLSGGARPVELTVVVQFRIRPWRFPPTGDFLYGEWMRDELTAGGPPRPATMPDLALVITMALAGDRPLAGPPPARILAPVPHEDVVRASVASLPELLAEAGTDTRNVVLTLARIWTTLATGEIMTKDAAAEWALARLPEQHRPVLSHARDLYLHRRYAEEVWSEELKADAQPHLEAVLAEIDRLAHR
- a CDS encoding NHL domain-containing protein — its product is MPLGPLAARFGCGTGAAHTFALLRAGALALAALTLVPSCGTPPQAEMPGTIETVVGTGEPGWLEGGYGGDAGDANQARLNAPGALAFAADGTLYIADTDNNRIRSVNPDSGTVNTVAGGGATDWARAECATAAALPDIAGLAVSSYGDTLYAASTLQNQVVAIDPHECTIELTAGRADGSAVQLSEHETGELDGLWWPKDVAVGPDGTLYIGDSGNDRVVAVGPHEARSSGRPDSEYVRVVAGNGAPGRSGATTPADTGIGDLGRLDVDGEGSVFFVDGSAGLRKVDSYKNTVTADWNPRLPEDPQAIAVNPRTGRLFATDTARNLVMAYAPGSREPTVVAGTGSRGFTGDGGPADEADLDSPGGLAVSPGGDLYIADTHNHRIRMVHDVDTALDDRTG
- the nhaA gene encoding Na+/H+ antiporter NhaA, which produces MATKTGSNGLADALRKDSVGGFLLIAAAVVALVWANSPWSGLYEAVRSFTVGPSEPLHLDLDIEHWAADGILALFFFIIGAELKQEFAHGELRNPRRAMLPIVAAAGGMIAPALVFVLFNTARPDGLSGWGIPMATDIAFALAILAIVGRHLPPALRTFLLTLAIVDDLGAILVIAVFYTDDLKFGALIAALALLAIFGFLQQGRGPAAALDRSPVPNWVVYVPLAFVIWALMHESGVHATIAGVAMGMLMRSTEAQGEHESPLHRAEHMLRPWAMGVALPIFALMSAGVAFGGFAEMVTDTVALGVFFGLVAGKLIGILGGAWITTKVTRAELNPTLSWWDIAGMSVLAGIGFTVSLLITELAYPDGGAILDNAKGGVLIASLAATVLSAGVLGWRSTHYHRHGVPGEAAARRS